A single Chanos chanos chromosome 8, fChaCha1.1, whole genome shotgun sequence DNA region contains:
- the ebag9 gene encoding receptor-binding cancer antigen expressed on SiSo cells, with protein sequence MAISQFRLFKICTCLASILSFLKRLICRTGRLRKLSGDQITLPTTVDFSSVPKQPEIEEWSSWDEEAPTSIKVEGGNGAVPPEQNNVEEEEPDYFKDMAPTIRKTQKIVLKKREPLNFTVPDGTSGFSSRLAATQDMSFIQPSAELGDLDTWQEDTNAWEDESDAAWEAEEVLRQQKLAEREKRAMEQQRKKMEKEAQRMLKKEQKMAVKLS encoded by the exons ATGGCAATTTCCCAGTTTCGCCTTTTTAAGATATGCACATGCCTTGCATCTATACTTTCTTTCTTGAAAAGGTTAATATGCAG GACTGGTCGACTGCGCAAATTAAGTGGCGATCAGATAACTCTCCCTACTACAGTTGATTTTTCATCAGTTCCAAAACAG CCCGAAATTGAGGAGTGGAGTTCATGGGATGAAGAAGCTCCCACAAGTATCAAGGTCGAAGGGGGAAACGGAGCTGTTCCACCTGAGCAAAACAAcgtagaggaggaggagcctgACTACTTTAAAGACATGGCCCCCACgatcagaaaaacacaaaaa atCGTGTTAAAGAAAAGGGAGCCTCTCAATTTCACTGTCCCTGATGGCACTTCAGGGTTCTCCAGCAGACTAGCTGCCACTCAGGACATGTCCTTTATCCAACCATCT GCAGAGTTGGGTGATTTGGACACGTGGCAAGAGGATACTAATGCCTGGGAGGATGAGTCTGATGCAGCCTGGGAGGCAGAGGAGGTGCTCAG ACAACAGaaactggcagagagagagaaacgtgcCATGGAAcaacagaggaagaagatggagaaagaagcACAGAGGATGTTGAAGAAGGAGCAGAAGATGGCAGTCAAGCTTTCGTAA